TGCACCGGAACGAAGAATGGACTTTGCTACGATGCGGCGGGCAATGTGACCTTTGACAATCAACTGGGCGCGAGCGGCGACCGAACGTATGACGCCGAGAACCGGATGATCTCGGCAACGACATCGAACAAGTACGTCTACGACGCGGACGGCAAGCGGGTACGGCGGCAAGTCGGCTCGTCACAATACTGGCAGGTGTACGGCATCGGTGGGGAGTTGGTGGCGGAGTATTCGTGGAATGGCACGACGGCGACCTTGCAAAAAGAGTATGGCTCCGGCGGCGAAGTGTCGGTCGTCGCAGAAAGCAGCACAGTGCGCTGGCTGGTAACGGATCACTTGGGAACGCCGCGCATCATCGCTGACCAGACAGGAAACCTCAGCGGTATCACACGGCACGATTACCTGCCGTTTGGCGAAGAGAACTTTTCTGGTTCGGTGCGAACTTCGGGAAATGGTTACCAAGCGGACGGGGTGCGGCAGAAGTTCACGGGGTATGAGCGGGATGGTGAAACTGGCTTGGATTTTGCACAGGCTAGATTTTATGCCAACGTGCAAGGCCGGTTTATAAGTGTAGATCCGCTTCATGCGAGTGGGTTATCAGCAGACCCGCAGAGTTGGAATCGTTATAGCTATGTTGGCAATCATCCAACGACAATAACTGATCCAAGCGGATTGCTGTGGTATCGAGCGAAGGGGAGCGGAAGCCAAGGTCAACCTGTTTGGTTTGATGGAGACCCAGGTGAAGGATGGGAACAGATCGCCCCTTATGACTTGATCTATTGGGGAGGCGCGGAGCACGGCTGGGTTCGCTTGGACCCGAATCGCAATAGGTTCAGCGAAGGATTTGCGACCCGATATGATGCGTTGCAAGGAAATCTAAGGGATGCCTTTTACGAAATGTTGGATGACATTGCATCAGGTGTTCATAGATTTCCATCAGATGTTACCAGTGAAGCTAGACGCTATTGGAATAACCCCGGTCAATTTCTTCGGGAAGGAGAAGAGACGTTTGCAGCATTAGGCGGAATCGTCCCAATTGGAGGTGTAGGAGGGGTTGCGGCGGCTGAAGAAATTGCGTTACCAAGCGGAAGGCAATACAGCGTTGCATATGAGGTTATTCTTGATTCTAGCGTACTTGGTAAATCGAGATCAGTACATTTCAATCGTGCGAATGCCGCGCTTGACGAAGTTCTTAATACTGACAAAGCATTTGCTAGAGCTATGGAAGAATTAATACCTGGTATACGACAGAGCGTTTCAAAAATTGGTGGCCGAAGTACTCCTGCAAACTGGATATGGCATCATGCTGAGGGTACTGGGGTATTGCAATTGGTTCCGGCAGCACAACATGCATCTGGTTCGATTTTTTGGAATACGATGCATCCTGGAGGAATTGGCGGCTACGCGAGATGGGCGATACCGGCGGGAGCGCCAGCCAACAAATGAACGAACTTAATCGTGAAAACGGAAAGGAAATAGAAATGCGTCAGCTTGAGGACATCAAAATTTTGAAAGGTAGGTCTCCCGACATTACTTTGGACTCAATACAAAGGTTGGAAGAGGAGATCGGATATAAACTACCATCTTCTTACATCAAGTTGCTCTTGCACAGCAACGGCGGACATCCTGAGCTTGATACCTTCTACTGTGAGAATGGTGAATGGAGTGTAAATAACTTCTTCTTTGTTGGAACTGATGATACTTCTGAGGAGAGTGTAGTTTGGAACTATTATCATAAGCCGCCAAGAACAGCTAACAGCTTATTGCCTTTTGCTCGTGATGGCGGAGGTAATTTATTCTGCTTAGATTTGTCCCGTGGAGAGAAAGCTCCGGTTTTGATTCTGATTCATGACATTTCAACCGAAAACATTCAGGAACTAGCGGAAACCTTTGATGTCTTTATTGAAGGCTTGCAGGAAAACCTGGATTACATCTGACCCTACCGCTTAGTCATAAATTTGGGATTGCGGGCACCGATCTATTGCACAGTAAGAAAACATGAGACATTTATCAACCCTTTTCCAGCCAGGATGACAACAACAGCAACGTAGCGATGGCGGAGCATTACGTGCCGGTGACGGTGTCGGGCGGGACGGTGACCAGCTACGCCGTATCGCAGCGCGACCGGTACGAATATGACGCGCTGAACCGGGTTCAGTCGGTGGCGTCAGAACAGATGACGACCGGCTACAGTTGGTCGCAACCGGCTTCGCAGACCTTCACGTAGGATCGTTGGGGCAAGCTTCAATCTGAGGTATTCGGAATTATGATTGTGTGCCTGCCTATCTAACCACAATTGTCACCGAATTACTTGTGACTCCGTTTCGCGTCACTGTCAGCCTGTGAGTGCCGGAAGTGATTCCTGCCGGAAAAGTGATGTTCAATTGATTTAGACCGGTGAAGCCCGGCGCTCGACCGGCGTAACTGACCGTGACCGGTTGGTCGTCAATGGTTGCCAACACGCTGGCGGCGACGTTGCCGTCAATATCAGTCGCGTCTTCTCCAAGGCCGGTGCAGAACACAGCGATGATGTTTGGCTGGCCGTTGCTTTGCGTGGCGTTGAAGGGCGCTCCGGCGAAGGTAAACGCATCCAATGCCGCCGCTGGACCGGAGCCGCTGGCGTTGGCGGTGAAAATCGAAATTGCGCTGGGCGAGACAATGGTTGTGCCTGTCACGGTTTGCGCGCCGTTGGTGAATTTCAGCAGCGCTGGACCGGGCGCAGTTCCCGCCGGAATCTCAAAATTGATCTGATTCGGCGAAACGAAAAACAGCGGCGACAATCGCTCGACGCCTTTGAAATCCAGCACGGCAACAGATGCCCCACCGAGCGAAGTCGGGAGCAGCGAAGTCGTCGCTCCCAAAGTCGTGTTTGCCAGATTGGTTCCGAAGCTGGCGGCAATGGATTTACCAGCGATGGCGGAAAAGCTGTAACTGGCGGCGGAAACCGTTCGCGGGCCGACTTGCGCCGCCGTTGCGTCCACAATGATCAAGCCGCCGTCCAAATCGCTCAGCAATACACGATCCAGCCCCAAAAACGGAAAGGCTCCCCAGCAACCGTCAAAACCGTTGACCGCTCCCGGATACGTATCGTAATTGCCAACCAATTTGGGTTGCGAGGGGTTTGTGATGTCAATGACCACCAGTCCAGCCTGGTACCACGAAACAAACAGTAAATTGCCGATAATGTAGGGGTTGTGCGCTGAAAATGCATTCAGCCCCAGCGATTGCGCCGTGATGGAAGCCAAGGGAATCGGGTTGGCCGGGTTGGAAATATCGAACAGGCGAATGTCTCCATCCTGTGTTTCACGCGCGCTGGCCAACAGCTTGCCGTCGTTGCTCGGCCAACTGGCATGCGAGTTTGTGCCGGAATCAATCGAACCGAGCAGCGGCGGCGGCGCACTCAGAACGTTGCGAACGTCGTAAATGTCCGTTTTGCCGCTCCACCCCGAAGTGAATAATCTGCCGTTGACGCAAACGATGGCATGAATGAATCGCGTATCCGTAGTTTGGATGTCGCGCACGAAAACAGGGTTTTGCGGATTGCGCACGTCGAAGACTTTGACGACGGTCGTTCGCGAATCGGCTTCGTACAACACGCCATCGGCGACGAACAATTCGTGAACGTTGGGAAAGCCGTTTTTATCCTGCGTAATCTGGCTGAGCAAAACAGGGTTGGCAGGATTTCGCACATCCACGATATGAACTCCGCCGCGGCTTTCGCTGGAAAAATAGCCGATGCCATTACTGACGATCACATCCTGAAAACGCCCGCCTTCCGCCGGGACGTAATTGCCGGCGAGCTTCGGTGCGGCGGGGTTGCTGATGTCAATAATCATCAAGCCATTGCCGCTGTACGAACCCACGTACGCGAAATTGCCTTCGCCCCAAACGTCTGCGTAGCGGTTGTCTCCGTCGAAGGGGTCAATATGGCCGACGAGATTGATTGGGTTCTGCGCGTTGGCTGGAATCGAAATAAGAAATGCCACCAGTGCGACAAGCGCAAAGGTGGCGAAGCATTGATTGGTTGGTCGTGACATAAAACCTACAGCCTCTGAATGTTGAAAATGCGTAGCGAAACCAAACCGGAAAACTCGTAGACAGGATTCACAGGATAAACAAGATGAACACGAAGATTGAACCTGTGAAGCGGCAATCCTGTTGAATCTTGTCAATCCTGTCTATTTCCCCGTCTCAAAGTTGTAAGTTCCGAAATTGTGCCGCTTTTTATCATTTCAGATCGCTGGTTGTGGAGCCTTCGGCGGCCAGAAGCGCTTTTTCCGCCTGTCCGCGCACGTAACTCAGAATCCAGCTCAAATTGCCGTAGCGCGCAAACCAGACGTCTTTGGTTTCTAGTTTGAACTCCGTGCTAACGGCATTCAGGATTTCGGCTCCGGCAAGGATGTTTTTTGGCGTGAAGGTCGCTTTAACGGCTTCGATTTCTTTTTTCACTTCCGCGCGCTTTTGATCGTCCACGCGGGACAGGTCCGGATTGAGCAAGCGATCCATGTCATTGCGCGCGCGGTAATGAAACATCGCGATTTCGTCCGTTGTCAGTGTGACAAATGCCCGACGATTTTCCGGATGCATCAAGGTCGCCATCGCCCAGATGATTCCGCCGGACAAATACACGCGTTTGCGATACAACAGGCCCGGTTTCTTTTCGATTTCCTTGCGGATCTGTTCGTTTAGAACTTTGGGACTGATGACCATCGCATCCACGGCAAATCCATTCAGGTCGGATTCGACCTTTCGCAGTTTGTTGACTTCATTGGTGAAACTGACCGTGCCGAATGGAATTCCCATCGTTACAAACTCTTCCTTGGGCGAATCCGGTTGCTGATAACCGCCTTTGGTGTTGCCGCTGCCGATGTCGAGCAGTAGCGCGACTTCGCGTTCATTCAGTGGTTTGGCTTCATCGTCGCGTTTGCGCGGAATGGTTCCGGCGATGCTCAACTGCACTTCCAGATCAACCGTCAGAAACGACATCGGTCTGCCAATGGCTTGGTTGATGGCGCTGACCAGTTCCGGTTTGTTATCGGCGCGCAACCCGCTGCTGCCGACGATGTAAATCTGTTCAACCGGAACCTGATATTCCTGTTGCAACCGATCGAACATTTTCTTGACGGCGTCGGCGGCTTCTTTCAACCCTTCGGGCGTGAAGCGGTTATCTTTCACCTTCATGATCGAAGTGTTGATGGTTTCTGTGTACAGAACCTTTACTTCATAACCATTGCCTTTGCGCGTGAAGTGGATAGCCGTGCCTTTGACTCCGCGCGAGCCGATTTCGATACCGCCGTGCAGTTTGTTGTTCTTTTCAGCCGAAGCCGTGGAAGGTGAGCACAGAAGAATGCAGAAACAAAGAACCGATGTGATTGAAAGAATTTTCCGGAGCATTTTCATTGTTTGACGATGTTGAAGGCGATCTGCCACTGGTTTTCGGTGACTTGAAAGAGGATGAAGTTTACGGCGTATATGATCCAACCTGCAACCGCGTGTAGCTCAAAATCCAGGCCAGATAGGAATACCGCGCAAAACGAATGCGTTTCTGGTGCAATTGAAACTCGCTGGATACTGCTTTGAGAATTTCCGCGCCTGCAATCAGGTTCCGCGGTGAAAAGGTATTGCGAACGGTTTCCAACTCGGTTTCCGCTTCGGCGCGCAACTGCCCGTTCGTGATTCGTTTGCTCAGATCCGGATTCAGAAATTTCTGCAATGTATCCGGGTCACTGGTCACTTTTCGATAAAACGCGTCAATGTCTTCCGAAGTGATCGGTACCAGTGCGCGGCGATCATCGGGGTGCAACAGC
The sequence above is a segment of the Acidobacteriota bacterium genome. Coding sequences within it:
- a CDS encoding SMI1/KNR4 family protein yields the protein MGDTGGSASQQMNELNRENGKEIEMRQLEDIKILKGRSPDITLDSIQRLEEEIGYKLPSSYIKLLLHSNGGHPELDTFYCENGEWSVNNFFFVGTDDTSEESVVWNYYHKPPRTANSLLPFARDGGGNLFCLDLSRGEKAPVLILIHDISTENIQELAETFDVFIEGLQENLDYI